The DNA sequence aaatggggcggcgccagctgggcgcgcttcatgatttttcaataacaactcattgttgcgttcagcaacaagaaggcaagaaattaactcagaatattttttaaaccctttctctcgatactgctgctgcaggagcacatttgaGGTAtgaaaggttgagaaagttttctccaacatatcatgatcagttattttttccccacacaatttcattcatgaggtgattcgaaacattgcagaattatattcatttatagatttaaaatcctgtaaacgcaaatgcgtccattcatattgggcttgaggaagtattaccgttttctgatgattatacctttcttcaatgtctttccaaagatctgcaggatcttttaatgtaagatattcatttttcaatccttcgtcaagatgacgacgaagaaaaatcatggctttagctttatccttctgggatgcattattttcagccttaatggtatctccaagatccattgaatcaagatggatttcagcatctaatatccatgataaataattgtttccagatatatcaggagcattgaattcaagatgagagagcttcgacataacgaaaatttgttacctgagtcttcctaaaaatttgatcagagtctcgtgctgataacgtgttataaaataactaaataaataaataaggaagagataatataaaataaaatgtaaatagaagactctaatataaataacttgataaaatactttatatatttatatgcagTAAAGATAGATAAAGAAAAATTATCAATAGTGTATAAAGAGAGAAGATAATTTTATTGTTGtaaatagaaagagaaagagaagtatTTGTAACTGTGTAGAATCTATTTGCCTCGTTCATGTTTTTATAGGCAAATAAATTCAACTATTTAAACTTTATTAATTGTACTTTTCCATGAGAATTTGCTCCTTACATAGGAAATTAGATTCACCCTTAAATGAGCATTCATCCTTATCTATCCATGCTGTAACATCCTCGTGACTTTTTCAAGATTAATTAAACTAATATTAATAAGCGatatataattaagaaaaataataatattatatctaaaacaactaattttgactATGAATGAGAAAGAAGATGAACATTGTGAAGTAAAATTATTTATCGTATTGAATGTATTAGAATTCTTCTTAACTTTCGATGTCCAGTACATGCTTCTTTATATATAGGCAGTGACACACTAACTATATAGAGAGAACGCTTTGATTAGTTACAACCAATTAATCAGAATAGAGGGAAAGCTAACCATCAAACTGCTTCTGTAACAAACTAACAAACTCTTACTCATAATATGGTAACTATACTTTATCATTAAAAAGTATTCATAAATAATCATATGTCTAATCTTGTATGATCAAATCCAAATTGTTTAAGAGTAGCTTTAAgagttaattaaatattaagttTGGGGTACTTGTTTTAAACCATACAAAactcaatttaaatttaaaaaatttatattctcatAATGTTATTATAGGTAAAAACACTAGTTACTAATTAGATGAGAATCTAAGCTTTCATAACCTTCTTGAGGTTGAGCAATGTAAACTTGTTCAGTCTAACATGCCATTCAAGAAGATATTGTACAAGTCAAATTAATGCACCACCCAACCTTGTGTAATGGATATGGTGAGCACAATTCTAACTGGTTATGGTGACTATAAGATTTAGGTGTAcggttaataatataaattaaaatttaattttattaataagataATTATTTTGGAATAAAGTAGTCTATGCATGATTTACGATAggatctttctttttttaattggtGTGTTTTTAATTATCAGGGGTGAACTGAAAGGAGCAATCTTAGAAGGAGGTATACCATTCAACAGGATTTATGGTATGAATGTGTTCGAGTATGCAAATATTGATCCACGGTTCAACGAGGTTTTCAACAAAGCTATGCTCACATCCTCCACTATATCAATGAAGAGGATTCTTGATGTCTACAAAGGCTTCGACCACATCAATAAACTGGTTGACGTTGGTGGCGGTCTTGGGGCCACTCTCAACTTGATCACTTCCAAATACCCTAATATCCAGGGTGTCAATTTTGATTTGCCTCATGTTATAGAAAATGCTCCCATCTATGCTGGTATATATGATCTaccattatttaatttatttgtataatttttttttaataagatgGCTTGTCTACTCTTGAAGTTGATATGATTATTAGAAATTAAGGATGGCATGATGTTACATGAAGCTAGTAGCATGACAGAACGAAtttccaagttttttttttttattgattttgtatGCGATCTCTCGTGTTGTATATGTGCTTCGAAATTATGAATATTGCGTTACTAAAAAGAATTGAATGTTATGTTGTTCTATTGTTGCAGGTGTGGAGCACATAGGCGGAGATATGTTCGAGAGCGTTCCCAACGGGGATGCCATTTTTATTAAGGTGTGACTTGTGAGTTTAAAGTTACTCTGTTACTTGCAAATTATTCATCATGAGGCTAGTGGTTGAATTAAATGCAAATAGGCCTTAAAAAATATCTGAAAGACTTGGCACTAATTAAGATTGAGAGAATGATGAAAACACAGGAGAAAATTAATTCTGCAGAATATAGAAACTATGATATTGAATATGTGATTTGTGGACTTGATTACATTATACAATCATGTTATCCGCTTTATATACATGTATAAGAGATTGAGTTGGTGATTGGTCTAAGAGAGGATAACAgaacaactaactaactaagcaCAAAGGGAAATTAGTTAAAACATATATTCTTGAAGGCTTTCTTGATTGTTACGTCACTTGGTCCTTATGCTTCTCCGATGCATTGCTCTTATATCTATCATATCATATAcacactaaaaattaataaaaatattatttatacactaaaattagttatcaaaatcatccattatgtatttgtgtataaatacatgtgttatGTAgcctatttttaatatatattttgtatttcaatatatattttatactaataactaattttaatatacatgtaatatattcaaaaaattatttaataaattaaattttatatatttgtgtataataaATGCGTTATGAACTCATTCTccatatgtattttttattttatataaaaaaattatttaatagctaattttttatgtacacataatattCGATCACATTAGCATGTCTTAATAAAATTTTTCTCCGAAACATTTACACTAGAAACCGGAGTTAGTGTTAATGGAACAAACTATATACATTATGATTGAGTTGATCCCATAGTTtttttagattatattattttatttctagAACATACTTCATGATTGAGATGACGAAGAATGCTTGAAGATATTAAAGAATTGCCGGAAGACTATACTGAATGATGGGAAGGTGATTGTGGTAGACAAAGTTCTTCTTGCAGTGCCAGAGCAGACAAATGTTGCTAAGATGGCTTCCAGGTCTGATGTTTTCATGATGATTCAAACGCTAAAAGGAAAGGAACGAACCCACCAAGATTTCATGCATTTGGCCAAAGCATCTGGATTTAGTAGCACAACATTGCTTTGTAATGTATCCAGCTTATGGGTCATGGAGTTCTTCAATCAGTAGCCACACCACAAACTTTCAAATGTCTTAGAAACAAGAGTTAATAATTtagttttgataaattttaaGTTAAATCATCAGTTAGGTCTTTATATCTTTTAGTGTTCTCACAATTGTGTTTAATTTCAATAGATATGAATAGAGATGTTAATTTGGCTCTAGGCTCTCGATTTAGTTCATACCCACACTCTAAAATCTTGATCTTAAATTAATCCTATCTTCTAAAAAGTCTTTTTTAGTCCTAGTTCCCAATAGTTCTTCAATTAAAATGCTAGACTTGATAATCTATGAAGTTAGTCCtaaactatttaaaattttagGTTACTGATTGAACAACACCAATCAACTCTAATAATCATTAACCGACCTTCAATTAAAAGGCTAGACTTGCAAGAAGCCTAAGAAGACGATCCAACATTGATGCTCCTTCAGGGTTGTTGGTTCCAATGTGATCCACAATGCCTTTTGCTGAGAGCTTTGCACTTTCGCCTTCTTTTGCTATGATCTCAAATACACCAAGCTCTATGGCTGTCCTCAAAACCATTGGAACCACAACTGATGAACTTGTTATTTGCCTTGCAATCAAGAACCCAtcctcttgttcttgttcttgatcATCAATTTCTGGTTTGAGGTAGTACTTTTGGGGTTCCCCATTGGAATCTGATGCAAGGGCCATGTTTGTGTGAGTTTTGAATCGATAGGAAAGTTACTATGAAATAGATGATGATGACGATAATGTAGCTTAAATTGGTCTCCATATATAAATTAAAGTGAACTTATGTAGTAGGTGGAAATTGGAACATCAGATACTACTATTTATGGATGTCAATTGTCGAGTATAAACAAAATTTCTGGTTTATTGCCAATAacgggtgtttttttttttgtttaccttTTGCTTGGGTTCATGTGAAAAGCATTTGTATCATTCATAATTATGTTAGCCACTTATTTGTTATtttaagggttaagtacttttttcgtccttaATATGTTggatgaaaatcaaaatcgttctcgaccttttttattattaaaatcattttcaacgttacaaaacgttataaaattatttttttgtccgCGCTTTACACGGAAAACATATAATAAGATAAGAGCAATGTTATAGGAccaagtaaatattattattttttattaatatttagtcaataatttatatttatatttatagaatTTGTACGTATAAACTAATATAGTTTgtacttatattttttaaagtttataatatgaattaataaaatttatttgttaaaataatttaatatttatgttagtcaaataatgacaaaaaatattaaaaattgatgattttaaaaagttttcatAAGATATatacttaattaaatttttttaaaaattcaaatgaaattgattttaattgttaattatataatattcaatGTTGATTTTGCTTTTGTTTACATTATATATTACCAGGCCAGTgtagtgtttttttatttttaattaacatgTCTCTTAaggatatatattaaaattatttttaataaaattttttaaattttttattttaataaatatataataaatatattaaaaatttaaactttatatttttagtttctataattttttaattgataactttaatatatatatatatatatatatatatatatatatgtttttaagAAACATGTTAATTAAacacttttaattaatattattggcTTCTATTTATCATGGATCTTTGGTTTACTAACATTAGTTGAATACAATATCAGAaagtatttaattttgaaatcAGTCTTGTTACATATACAAGTATTTTTGGCAAACAATTCCATACAAGTTAATTCTAACCCAACAAAACCTACCTACATAACGCGCATGTGAAATCATGTCATTCCTCTTCCAACGTTTGTATCctgcgttcctcctcctcctcctcctcctttgagtttttcctcctttttctttgcgttccttctttttcttcttcgcgTATTTTATCCTCTTCATTGTTCTTTTTATTACTGCTGTTGTTCTTCTTATCAGTATAAATAAACCAAAAATTCTtaacaatacacataaatatcttagttttacatCGAAATTTACtacaaatacataaaaatatttttttagtgctgcattttttattttcttctttttttcttatttctttctttctttcttttagttaaatgaatgtagtAGGTTCATCCtattccaagtaattttgcagtattatgtgtttcttcttctttgtttgattttttttgtttttattcttgttaagagagtaaaacaataagaaaatgataaataaaaaagaagataataatgataatgatgaaaaggaagaagaagtaacAAAAGATGAagatgagaaagagaaagagttttgaattatgcagaacttatcagtacacatataccgaaaattcttaacaatagacataaatatcttagttttacacTGAAATTAGctacaaatacacaaaaatattttctttaatgctgtattttttttcttctttttttccatatttctttcttttagttgaatgaatgtatattcatcctcttctaagtaattttgtagtattatgtgttttttcttttcctttatttgatttttttgtttttattcttgttaagagagtaaaacaagaaaaaacttaagaaggtaaaataaaaaaaaaagatgaataagaaaaaaaaaagatgatgatgatcatgataatgatgaaaaagaaaaagaagcagcagaagatgaagaggaggaagagaaagagttttgaattatgcaaaacttatcagtGTAAATACACCGAAAATTTTTAACAATACACATAAATGTCTCAGTTTTACCCCgaaatttgctacaaatacacaAAAACACTACAAGAGACACGCCAAATAGCGGCGGTTTTATTATGGATTTGctgcggtttaaaaccgccgcgaAACAAAATTCCAGCGGTTCCACAAGCGTTGCCTATTAGGGGGTGGAGATTTGATTTTGCGGCGATTTTGAGAAACCGCTGGCACAACCGCAACAAATCAGATATTCGATTTTGCAGCGGTTGCAGAACCGCCGCTATTTTGCTCAgtggattttaaaaaaatctgcGGCGGTTTCAAAACCGCCGCAATTTTATACATGAGCTTAAAAAAAACCACATTTATAAACTCATACCAAAGTAGTAGTTCAAATGGGAAGAAGCACCAAATCATTCAACCCTTTATAGTAGTTATAataaataactcaacactttatATTTACCACAAAGCCACAAAACCGCCTCTAATGTAAAGGACAAGTGAAAAACCACCGTTGAGGAAAAAACTTTTCTAGTGTAATCCTTTCTCAGGGTAAATACTACTCaatcttagaaaaaaaatataatatataaatcaaattaaaactttACTGCCCTACTTACAATGAAACATGGTTCAATTGATCAAAAAGTACAAAAAATTTACTTGATATATAAATGACCAATCAGATCATCATGAGTCATGACTCGTCTCTTCACATAATTTATGGAACCACCGCCAAAcctgaaaagaaataaaaaataacttgctGAACGAATACATGACACAAAGAACTTCTAAAAACACAAAAGGATGAAGataaaatatatgaaaataaaattgaatctaACCACGCAAGTACACCAACTTTGTGAGCAGTAACTATATAATTAAATCTAACCAAACAAGTACACTAAGTTAGTGAGGATTTTTCTaaatgaaaaaatgaaagaaaattgaaagaaaatccTTACCTATCTCCATGCCTTTTTGTTGGGCTAATTCAATAAACTCTTCAACTTTTCTTGATCTAGTGAGTAGCTTGTCTCAAGGTTCTGGAATTATCTATACAAATCTTAAGCCTCTGGATAAAGAGAAATATCTTTGGTCCTAAATATGACATGCAAGAATACCATAAACATTAATTAAGATACAGTACAGTATAAAATATTATGTCCCTTACAAACAGTTCAAAAAATGGCATAAAAACAAGTTAAGCATATATGTATAAATTTCCACTATCAATTTATAAATATACAATTAGACAGACATGTAAGTCTGTGTTGgccaagaatatatatatatatatatatatatatatatatatatatatatatatatatatatatatatatatatagcatatgGATTATAATTATCATGTAACGGTGGCAAAATTTTAAAGAACTAACATGTAACGGTGGTAACCTTTTGATAAACTTTACCACATAGTGATTTGCTTTGATAACAATAGATGAGGATAGTTTGCCTAAAATGGTTTGGCCATTTATGACCCACTAACACATTATTGACAAGAAGAATGCTTATGAAAATTAAAACCCAAAAAGCATGAATCAAAGTTAAGAATAATTATGCTAAAGTAAAGATGATACTCCA is a window from the Arachis hypogaea cultivar Tifrunner chromosome 17, arahy.Tifrunner.gnm2.J5K5, whole genome shotgun sequence genome containing:
- the LOC112762943 gene encoding cathecol O-methyltransferase 1-like yields the protein MNVFEYANIDPRFNEVFNKAMLTSSTISMKRILDVYKGFDHINKLVDVGGGLGATLNLITSKYPNIQGVNFDLPHVIENAPIYAGVEHIGGDMFESVPNGDAIFIKV